Proteins encoded together in one Pseudomonas sp. TCU-HL1 window:
- a CDS encoding ComEA family DNA-binding protein, protein MIRVRIASLFIVLCSLFVGYSPLAAAAKVETTAASSAEAQAGKLNINAADVVAIQDRLIGIGEAKAKAIVQYREENGPFSSVDDLLEVKGIGVKTLDRNRDRLSVE, encoded by the coding sequence ATGATTCGCGTTCGAATCGCCTCGCTGTTTATCGTCCTCTGTTCTCTCTTCGTTGGTTACAGCCCCCTCGCAGCTGCTGCGAAGGTAGAGACAACTGCCGCTTCAAGTGCTGAAGCACAGGCTGGCAAGCTAAACATCAACGCAGCCGATGTGGTTGCTATCCAGGATCGGTTGATTGGTATTGGCGAAGCGAAAGCCAAGGCGATCGTCCAGTACCGCGAGGAGAACGGACCGTTCTCTTCGGTCGATGACCTGCTTGAGGTCAAGGGGATTGGTGTAAAGACGCTTGATAGGAATCGCGACAGGCTTAGCGTGGAGTAA
- a CDS encoding EamA family transporter, with translation MIYIGWGTTYLANHFLLRELPPFVIGTLRFLFAGLLALGWVLASGKAQVQRSDLGGALVGGILLIAVGQGALIYANQFLPTGMLAMLYTTLPLWSVALEWLLDRRPPLWVLCGLALASGGIVMLMGSGLGPEAGFQQWFAGGLVVTATLLWAVGAWLLRKRPPFRSSWMGLSLQMLTGTAILAIFGLWRGDWHGVALGSVSLDAWLWMAYLVIPVSLGVYPAYFWLLREVKPSLVSTFAFVNPVVALLLGFLTLGERLDFATLLACLATLAGVVMIIFGRR, from the coding sequence ATGATTTACATCGGCTGGGGCACCACTTACCTCGCCAACCATTTCCTCCTGCGCGAACTACCGCCCTTCGTCATCGGCACCTTGCGCTTTCTCTTTGCCGGCCTGCTGGCGTTGGGCTGGGTGCTGGCCAGCGGCAAGGCACAGGTTCAACGCAGCGACCTGGGAGGGGCCCTGGTAGGTGGCATATTGCTGATCGCCGTTGGCCAGGGCGCACTCATCTACGCCAACCAGTTCCTGCCCACCGGCATGCTGGCGATGCTCTATACCACCCTGCCCCTCTGGAGCGTGGCCCTGGAGTGGCTGCTGGACCGCCGCCCGCCGCTCTGGGTGCTCTGCGGCCTGGCCCTGGCCAGCGGCGGCATCGTGATGCTGATGGGCAGCGGGCTCGGACCGGAAGCCGGCTTCCAGCAGTGGTTCGCTGGCGGCCTGGTGGTCACAGCCACGCTGCTTTGGGCCGTCGGCGCCTGGCTGCTGCGCAAGCGACCGCCGTTCCGTTCGAGCTGGATGGGTCTCAGCCTGCAGATGCTCACAGGCACAGCAATACTCGCGATCTTCGGCCTCTGGCGCGGAGACTGGCATGGCGTGGCGCTGGGCAGCGTCAGCCTGGACGCCTGGCTCTGGATGGCTTACCTGGTAATCCCGGTCAGCCTGGGGGTCTACCCCGCGTACTTCTGGCTCCTGCGGGAGGTGAAGCCAAGCCTGGTGTCGACCTTCGCCTTCGTGAACCCGGTGGTGGCCTTGCTGCTGGGCTTCCTGACCCTTGGTGAGCGCCTGGACTTCGCCACCCTGCTTGCCTGCCTGGCCACCCTGGCAGGTGTGGTAATGATCATTTTCGGCCGCCGCTGA
- the tnpB gene encoding IS66 family insertion sequence element accessory protein TnpB (TnpB, as the term is used for proteins encoded by IS66 family insertion elements, is considered an accessory protein, since TnpC, encoded by a neighboring gene, is a DDE family transposase.), whose protein sequence is MMRPDAKVKAVYLYPKPVDFRKSIDGLAALVELDIKVAVFDPVLFVFLNKTRNRVKILYWERNGFCLWLKRLQAERFKTKPDAEEPIVLTVRELNQLLAGFDLWGNQPHKVLTPRFVS, encoded by the coding sequence ATGATGCGTCCGGACGCCAAGGTCAAAGCCGTCTACCTCTATCCGAAACCCGTCGACTTCCGGAAGTCCATTGATGGTCTGGCGGCCTTGGTGGAGCTGGATATCAAGGTGGCCGTGTTCGACCCGGTGTTGTTCGTCTTCCTCAACAAAACACGCAACCGGGTGAAGATCCTCTATTGGGAACGCAATGGCTTTTGCCTGTGGCTCAAGCGCCTGCAGGCCGAGCGTTTCAAGACCAAGCCTGATGCTGAAGAGCCCATCGTGTTGACGGTGCGGGAACTGAATCAGTTGCTGGCAGGATTCGACCTCTGGGGGAACCAGCCACACAAGGTGCTGACCCCGCGTTTTGTGAGCTGA
- a CDS encoding amino acid aminotransferase: MSLFSAVEMAPRDPILGLNEAFNADTRANKVNLGVGVYYNEEGRIPLLRAVAEAEKARIEAHAPRGYLPIEGIAAYDQAVQKLLFGANSELLAQGRVVTTQAVGGTGALKTGADFLKRLLPNAVVAISDPSWENHRALFEAAGFPVQNYRYYDAATNGVNRAGLLEDLKALPARSIVVLHACCHNPTGVDLELEDWKAVLEVLREREHVPFLDIAYQGFGAGIDEDAFAVRLFAESGLQFFVSSSFSKSFSLYGERVGALSVVTSSKEEAGRVLSQVKRVIRTNYSNPPTHGATVVASVLNSPELRAMWEAELGEMRTRIRGMRLAMVEQLAAQGAKRDFSFVARQRGMFSYSGLTAEQVERLKNEFGIYAVSTGRICVAALNNSNLESITRAITQVL, translated from the coding sequence ATGAGTCTGTTTTCTGCCGTCGAAATGGCTCCGCGCGACCCAATCCTGGGCCTCAACGAAGCGTTCAACGCCGATACCCGTGCCAACAAGGTCAACCTTGGCGTGGGCGTCTACTACAACGAGGAGGGCCGCATCCCGCTCCTGCGTGCTGTAGCTGAAGCGGAAAAGGCCCGCATCGAAGCGCACGCTCCGCGCGGCTATCTCCCGATCGAAGGCATCGCCGCCTATGATCAGGCCGTGCAGAAGCTGCTGTTTGGTGCAAACTCCGAACTCCTGGCCCAAGGCCGCGTAGTTACCACCCAAGCCGTGGGCGGCACCGGCGCGCTGAAGACCGGCGCCGACTTCCTGAAGCGCCTGCTGCCCAACGCCGTCGTAGCGATCAGCGATCCCAGCTGGGAGAACCACCGCGCCCTGTTCGAAGCCGCCGGTTTCCCGGTACAGAACTACCGCTACTACGATGCAGCCACCAACGGCGTGAATCGTGCCGGCCTCCTGGAAGACCTGAAGGCCCTGCCCGCTCGCTCCATCGTGGTACTGCACGCCTGCTGCCACAACCCGACTGGCGTGGACCTTGAACTGGAAGACTGGAAAGCCGTCCTGGAAGTCCTGCGCGAGCGCGAACATGTTCCGTTCCTCGACATCGCCTACCAGGGCTTCGGCGCCGGTATCGACGAAGACGCCTTCGCAGTGCGCCTGTTCGCCGAATCCGGCCTGCAGTTCTTCGTATCCAGTTCCTTCTCCAAGTCGTTCTCCCTCTACGGCGAGCGCGTTGGCGCCCTGTCCGTGGTGACCAGCTCCAAGGAAGAAGCCGGCCGCGTGCTGTCGCAGGTCAAGCGCGTGATTCGTACCAACTACTCCAACCCACCCACCCACGGTGCCACGGTGGTTGCATCCGTGTTGAACAGCCCGGAACTGCGCGCCATGTGGGAAGCGGAGCTGGGCGAAATGCGCACTCGCATCCGCGGCATGCGCCTGGCTATGGTTGAACAACTGGCTGCGCAGGGTGCCAAACGCGACTTCAGCTTCGTGGCCCGCCAGCGCGGCATGTTCTCCTACTCCGGCCTCACCGCCGAGCAGGTTGAACGCCTCAAGAACGAATTCGGCATCTACGCCGTCAGCACTGGCCGCATCTGCGTCGCCGCGCTGAACAACAGCAACCTGGAAAGCATTACCCGCGCCATCACCCAGGTGCTCTGA
- a CDS encoding LysR family transcriptional regulator yields MGLDDALIFTRVVECHSFTQAAQTLGMQKSTVSRRIALLEERLGVRLLNRTTRKLRLTEVGLAYYERCRQIMLDFAEAEQAVMQLQQEPSGLLRVTAPIEFGQLFLGRVLGSFMRQYPLITAEVEITSRNVDPLEEGVDIAIVVGQPQDSTLIARKLFENGRRLCASPAYLAAHGAPREVSDLSRHRAVLLPQDSPRHWPLLGESVPCQWVVQCNNITFAREVVIGGAGIASLPLMITEDAVRSGELIELLPEARLPSGEIYAVYPSRRFQAMKVKAFLDFLMRSLPVSEGQLLEPSAASLIRSRL; encoded by the coding sequence ATGGGGCTGGATGATGCGCTGATCTTCACCCGCGTAGTCGAGTGCCACAGCTTCACCCAGGCGGCTCAAACCCTGGGTATGCAGAAGTCGACGGTCAGCCGGCGCATCGCTCTTCTGGAGGAGCGGCTCGGGGTGCGCCTGCTCAATCGCACCACGCGCAAGCTTCGCCTGACTGAGGTGGGGTTGGCCTATTACGAGCGCTGCCGGCAGATCATGCTGGACTTCGCCGAGGCCGAGCAGGCGGTGATGCAATTACAGCAGGAGCCCTCGGGCCTGCTGCGGGTCACGGCGCCCATCGAGTTCGGCCAGTTGTTCCTTGGTCGGGTACTGGGTAGTTTCATGCGTCAGTACCCGCTGATCACGGCCGAGGTGGAGATCACCTCTCGCAACGTCGACCCGCTGGAAGAGGGCGTGGACATCGCCATCGTGGTCGGCCAACCGCAGGACTCGACCCTGATCGCGCGCAAATTGTTCGAGAATGGCCGGCGTCTGTGCGCCAGTCCGGCGTACCTCGCCGCCCACGGAGCGCCACGCGAGGTGTCCGACCTGTCGCGCCACCGCGCGGTGTTGCTGCCCCAGGATTCGCCGCGCCACTGGCCGTTGCTCGGCGAGAGCGTGCCCTGCCAGTGGGTCGTACAGTGCAACAACATCACCTTTGCCCGTGAGGTGGTCATCGGCGGGGCAGGGATTGCCTCACTGCCACTGATGATCACCGAGGACGCTGTGCGCAGTGGCGAGCTGATCGAGTTGCTGCCAGAGGCCCGTTTGCCGAGTGGCGAGATCTATGCGGTCTACCCGTCACGGCGATTTCAGGCGATGAAGGTCAAGGCTTTCCTCGATTTCCTGATGCGCAGCCTGCCGGTCAGCGAAGGACAGTTGCTGGAGCCCTCGGCGGCCAGCCTGATAAGATCGCGCCTTTGA
- the tnpB gene encoding IS66 family insertion sequence element accessory protein TnpB (TnpB, as the term is used for proteins encoded by IS66 family insertion elements, is considered an accessory protein, since TnpC, encoded by a neighboring gene, is a DDE family transposase.), whose protein sequence is MMRPDAKVKAVYLYPKPVDFRKSIDGLAALVELDIKVAVFDPVLFVFLNKTRNRVKILYWERNGFCLWLKRLQAERFKTKPDAEEPIVLTVRELNQLLAGFDLWGNQPHKVLTPRFVS, encoded by the coding sequence ATGATGCGTCCGGACGCCAAGGTCAAAGCCGTCTACCTCTATCCGAAACCCGTCGACTTCCGGAAATCCATTGATGGTCTGGCGGCCTTGGTGGAGCTGGATATCAAGGTGGCCGTGTTCGACCCGGTGTTGTTCGTCTTCCTCAACAAAACACGCAACCGGGTGAAGATCCTCTATTGGGAACGCAATGGCTTTTGCCTGTGGCTCAAGCGCCTGCAGGCCGAGCGTTTCAAGACCAAGCCTGATGCTGAAGAGCCCATCGTGTTGACGGTGCGGGAACTGAATCAGTTGCTGGCAGGATTCGACCTCTGGGGGAACCAGCCACACAAGGTGCTGACCCCGCGTTTTGTGAGCTGA
- the tnpC gene encoding IS66 family transposase codes for MKSGADSLPDDPVLLKALVLQLQEQVALLRHKLFSPKSERSPEDADSPQLAMFNEAEELLEEPAGGSGEAEEVVAPVKRRGKRKPLPADLPRVEIIHELPEHELTCACGACKQVIGEETSEQLEIIPMQVRVIRHIRKTYACKACESAPVTADKPAQLIEKSVASPSVLAMLLTTKYADGIPLYRFERMLSRHGLDIPRQTLARWVIQSGEQLQPLLNLMRDQLLGYPVLHCDETRLQVLHEPGRDPTAQSWMWVQSGGPPEKPVVLFDYSTSRAQEVPLRLLAGYRGYLMTDDYAGYNAVAAQDGIERLACWAHARRKFIEAQTVQPKGKIGRADMALNLINQLYGIERDHKDSGNLERHAARQQRSRPLLEQLKAWLDKTQPQVAAQNALGKAVNYLASNWSRLVRYVEGGHLPIDNNRAENAIRPFVIGRKNWLFSDTPKGATASAQLYSLIETAKANGQEPYAWLRHVLERLPTANSVEDYEALLPWNCPPTSTS; via the coding sequence ATGAAATCTGGCGCAGACTCCCTTCCCGACGATCCCGTCCTGCTCAAGGCCTTGGTTCTGCAATTGCAGGAACAGGTTGCTCTGCTGCGCCACAAACTGTTCTCGCCAAAGTCCGAGCGTAGCCCCGAGGATGCCGACTCCCCTCAGTTGGCCATGTTCAACGAGGCTGAGGAGTTGCTCGAAGAACCTGCTGGCGGATCGGGTGAAGCCGAAGAAGTCGTCGCCCCAGTGAAGCGACGTGGCAAGCGCAAGCCCCTCCCGGCTGACTTGCCGCGCGTTGAAATCATCCATGAACTGCCCGAGCACGAGTTGACCTGTGCCTGCGGCGCCTGCAAGCAGGTGATCGGCGAGGAGACCAGCGAGCAATTGGAGATCATCCCGATGCAGGTACGGGTGATCCGCCATATCCGCAAAACCTACGCCTGCAAAGCCTGCGAAAGCGCTCCGGTCACGGCCGACAAGCCGGCCCAACTGATCGAGAAAAGTGTGGCCAGCCCTAGCGTGCTGGCCATGCTGCTGACCACCAAGTACGCCGATGGCATCCCGCTGTATCGCTTCGAGAGGATGCTCAGCCGCCACGGCCTCGACATCCCCCGCCAGACCCTGGCGCGCTGGGTGATCCAGTCTGGCGAGCAGTTGCAGCCCCTGCTCAACCTCATGCGCGACCAGTTGCTGGGCTACCCGGTGTTGCACTGCGACGAAACCCGGCTGCAGGTACTGCACGAACCCGGGCGCGATCCCACCGCGCAGTCCTGGATGTGGGTACAGAGCGGCGGCCCGCCGGAGAAACCCGTCGTCCTCTTCGACTACAGCACCAGCCGCGCGCAGGAGGTGCCGTTGCGCCTGCTCGCCGGCTATCGCGGCTACCTGATGACCGACGACTATGCCGGCTACAACGCCGTGGCCGCGCAAGACGGCATCGAGCGCCTGGCCTGCTGGGCTCACGCTCGACGCAAATTCATCGAGGCACAGACGGTGCAGCCCAAGGGCAAGATCGGGCGCGCCGACATGGCCTTGAACCTGATCAACCAGCTGTACGGCATCGAGCGCGATCACAAGGACAGCGGCAACCTGGAACGTCACGCCGCACGACAGCAGCGCAGCCGGCCCCTCCTGGAACAGCTCAAGGCCTGGCTGGACAAGACCCAGCCACAGGTCGCCGCGCAGAATGCCCTGGGCAAGGCGGTGAACTACCTGGCCAGCAACTGGAGCCGGCTCGTGCGCTATGTCGAAGGCGGGCATCTGCCCATCGACAACAACCGTGCCGAGAACGCCATCCGTCCTTTCGTGATCGGCCGCAAGAACTGGCTGTTCAGCGACACGCCCAAGGGCGCCACGGCCAGCGCGCAGCTCTACAGCCTGATCGAAACGGCCAAAGCCAACGGGCAAGAACCCTATGCCTGGCTGCGCCACGTCCTGGAGCGCCTGCCAACGGCCAACAGTGTCGAAGACTACGAAGCCCTGCTGCCGTGGAACTGCCCGCCGACTAGCACATCCTGA
- a CDS encoding MDR family MFS transporter, whose amino-acid sequence MAGDALVRPIGEPTRRDWIAVMSAMLGAFMAVLDIQITNSSLKDIQGALSATLEEGSWISTSYLVAEIIMIPLTAWLVQLLSARRLAVWVSIGFLLSSLLCSLAWSLESMIVFRALQGFTGGALIPLAFTLTLIKLPEHHRAKGMALFAITATFAPSIGPTLGGWLTENFGWEYIFYINVPPGLLMIAGLLYGLEKKAPHWELLKRTDYAGIVTLGVGLGCLQVFLEEGHRKDWLESQLIVGLGSVALVSLVLFVILQVSRPNPLINLGILKNRNFGLSSISSVGLGMGLYGSIYVLPLYLAQIQGYNALQIGEVIMWMGVPQLFLIPLVPKLMKVIPPKFLCALGFGLFGYASFASGVLNPDFAGPQFNQIQIIRALGQPLVMVTVSLIATAYILPQDAGSASSLFNILRNLGGAIGIALLATLLDARAKVYFDYLREALVPSNPQVAERLALLTEKLGSEQAALGKLSEIAHQQASIMAYNDAFHFIGIALGVSMLAVLMTRALPSGTAGDTSAAAH is encoded by the coding sequence ATGGCGGGTGATGCCCTGGTTCGCCCCATCGGCGAACCGACCCGCCGCGACTGGATCGCGGTCATGAGCGCCATGCTCGGCGCCTTCATGGCGGTACTGGACATCCAGATCACCAACTCGTCGCTCAAGGACATCCAGGGCGCACTCTCCGCGACCCTGGAAGAAGGTTCGTGGATATCCACCTCCTACCTCGTGGCGGAAATCATCATGATTCCCCTCACCGCGTGGCTGGTGCAGCTACTTTCGGCGCGACGCCTGGCAGTCTGGGTATCCATCGGCTTCCTACTCTCGTCCCTGCTCTGTTCCCTGGCCTGGAGCCTGGAAAGCATGATCGTGTTTCGCGCCTTGCAAGGATTCACGGGCGGCGCGCTGATCCCCCTGGCCTTCACCCTGACCCTGATCAAATTGCCCGAGCATCACCGCGCAAAGGGCATGGCGCTATTCGCCATCACCGCCACCTTCGCCCCCTCCATCGGCCCAACCCTGGGCGGCTGGCTGACGGAGAACTTCGGCTGGGAATACATCTTCTATATCAACGTGCCGCCCGGCCTCCTGATGATCGCCGGCCTGCTCTACGGGCTGGAAAAGAAAGCCCCTCACTGGGAACTGCTCAAGCGTACCGACTACGCCGGCATCGTGACCCTTGGCGTCGGCCTGGGTTGCCTGCAGGTCTTTCTCGAAGAAGGACACCGCAAGGACTGGCTGGAGTCGCAACTGATCGTCGGCCTGGGCAGCGTGGCCCTGGTCAGCCTGGTCCTCTTCGTGATCCTCCAGGTGTCGCGCCCCAACCCGCTGATCAACCTGGGCATCCTGAAGAACCGCAACTTCGGCCTTTCGAGTATCTCCAGCGTCGGCCTGGGCATGGGCCTCTACGGCTCCATCTACGTGCTACCGCTCTACCTCGCGCAAATCCAGGGTTACAACGCACTGCAGATTGGCGAAGTGATCATGTGGATGGGGGTTCCCCAGCTCTTCCTGATCCCGCTGGTGCCCAAGCTGATGAAGGTGATCCCACCCAAATTCCTCTGCGCGCTGGGATTTGGCCTGTTCGGTTACGCCAGCTTCGCTTCTGGCGTGCTCAACCCAGACTTCGCCGGGCCGCAGTTCAATCAGATCCAGATCATCCGCGCCCTGGGCCAACCCCTGGTGATGGTGACCGTGTCGCTGATCGCCACCGCCTACATCCTGCCCCAAGACGCCGGCTCTGCCTCCAGCCTGTTCAACATCCTGCGCAACCTGGGCGGTGCCATCGGCATCGCGCTACTCGCGACCCTGCTGGATGCCCGCGCCAAGGTCTACTTCGACTACCTGCGCGAAGCCCTCGTCCCGAGCAATCCGCAGGTCGCCGAACGCCTGGCACTGCTGACAGAGAAACTCGGCAGCGAGCAAGCGGCACTCGGCAAGCTCAGCGAAATCGCACACCAGCAGGCCAGCATCATGGCCTACAATGATGCCTTCCACTTTATCGGCATCGCCCTCGGCGTCAGCATGCTAGCCGTGCTGATGACCCGCGCCCTGCCCTCTGGCACCGCTGGCGACACGAGCGCCGCCGCCCACTAA
- a CDS encoding HlyD family secretion protein, producing MPAKLQRRLFTFIALVALVAAGFFVHWLLIGRFVETTDNAYVQGEITRVSSQLGARIEDVLVSDNQQVKKGDLLVRLEADDFKLALERARAQLATREAELAQAQSKLSQQSSLIAASQADVAASQATLGRTQIDLSRAQTLRKPGYISEERVTTLSADSRVARSQVAKAEADLKAQRQQINALNAEIKRLEAQIANARADVAQAELNLSRTEIRSPVDGRVGQRAARNGQYVQVGAHLLSLVPDADIWVQANFKETQIEHMEPGQTAELVFDSFPDSPVEARVESLFAASGAQFSLLPPDNATGNFTKVVQRIPVKLTFAADNPLKGRIRPGMSVLVKVHLKAENHGG from the coding sequence ATGCCTGCCAAATTGCAACGCCGCCTGTTCACTTTCATTGCCCTGGTAGCACTGGTCGCCGCCGGTTTCTTCGTTCACTGGCTACTGATCGGCCGCTTCGTCGAAACCACCGACAACGCATACGTACAAGGCGAGATCACACGCGTCTCGAGCCAGTTGGGCGCACGAATAGAGGACGTGCTGGTCAGCGACAACCAGCAGGTGAAGAAAGGTGACCTGCTGGTTCGCTTGGAAGCCGACGATTTCAAGCTGGCCCTGGAGCGCGCCCGCGCCCAACTCGCCACCCGCGAGGCAGAGCTGGCCCAGGCCCAGAGCAAGCTGTCCCAGCAATCCAGCCTCATCGCCGCCAGCCAGGCGGATGTGGCCGCCAGTCAGGCCACCTTGGGCCGCACCCAGATCGACCTGTCCCGCGCCCAGACCCTGCGCAAGCCGGGGTACATCTCCGAGGAACGCGTCACCACCCTCTCTGCAGACTCTCGCGTAGCCCGCTCCCAGGTGGCCAAGGCTGAAGCGGACCTCAAGGCTCAGCGCCAGCAGATCAACGCGCTGAACGCCGAAATCAAACGCCTGGAGGCCCAGATCGCCAACGCCCGCGCCGACGTGGCACAAGCCGAGCTGAACCTTAGCCGCACCGAAATTCGCTCGCCCGTGGACGGCCGTGTCGGCCAGCGCGCCGCGCGCAACGGCCAGTACGTGCAGGTGGGCGCCCACCTGCTGTCGCTGGTGCCGGATGCGGACATCTGGGTCCAGGCCAACTTCAAGGAAACCCAGATCGAGCACATGGAGCCCGGCCAAACAGCCGAACTGGTATTCGACAGCTTCCCGGACAGCCCGGTCGAAGCCCGCGTGGAAAGCCTGTTCGCCGCCTCAGGCGCGCAGTTCAGCCTGTTACCGCCGGACAACGCGACCGGCAACTTCACCAAGGTGGTCCAGCGCATTCCGGTGAAGCTGACCTTCGCCGCCGACAATCCGCTCAAGGGCCGTATCCGCCCCGGCATGTCCGTTTTGGTCAAGGTGCACCTGAAGGCCGAAAACCATGGCGGGTGA
- the uvrB gene encoding excinuclease ABC subunit UvrB translates to MSEFQLVTRFKPAGDQPEAIRQMVEGLEAGLSHQTLLGVTGSGKTFSIANVISQVQRPTLVLAPNKTLAAQLYGEFRAFFPNNSVEYFVSYYDYYQPEAYVPSSDTYIEKDASINDHIEQMRLSATKALLERPDAIIVATVSSIYGLGDPASYLRMVLHIDRGDRIDQRTLLRRLAELQYTRNDMDFARATFRVRGDVIDIFPAESDLEAIRVELFDDEVESLAAFDPLTGEVIRKLPRFTFYPKSHYVTPREVLLEAVDHIKAELKERLEQLRGANKLVEAQRLEQRTRFDLEMILELGYCNGIENYSRYLSGRAPGEPPPTLYDYLPGNALLVIDESHVTVPQVGAMFKGDRSRKETLVEYGFRLPSALDNRPLRFDEWEAISPQAIFVSATPGPYEGEHAGRVVEQVVRPTGLVDPEVEVRPATTQVDDLLSEIRKRVAVEERVLVTTLTKRMAEDLTDYLADHDVKVRYLHSDIDTVERVEIIRDLRIGAFDVLVGINLLREGLDMPEVALVAILDADKEGFLRSERSLIQTIGRAARNLNGRAILYADKVTGSMQRALDETERRRIKQVAFNEVHGIVPKGVKKDIQDILEGATVPGSRSNKRKAMAKAAEESARYEAELRSPSEITKRIRQMEERMFQLARDLEFEAAAQLRDEIQKLRERLLKV, encoded by the coding sequence ATGTCGGAGTTCCAGCTTGTCACCCGTTTCAAGCCCGCCGGCGACCAGCCGGAGGCCATTCGCCAGATGGTGGAAGGGCTCGAAGCCGGCCTTTCGCACCAGACGCTGCTGGGTGTGACGGGGTCGGGGAAGACATTCAGTATCGCCAACGTCATTTCCCAGGTGCAGCGCCCGACGCTGGTCCTGGCGCCTAACAAGACATTGGCTGCGCAGCTCTATGGAGAGTTCCGGGCGTTCTTTCCGAACAATTCGGTCGAGTACTTCGTGTCGTACTACGACTATTACCAGCCGGAAGCCTACGTCCCTTCGTCCGACACCTACATCGAGAAGGATGCTTCGATCAACGACCACATCGAGCAGATGCGCCTCTCCGCGACCAAGGCCTTGCTCGAACGGCCGGATGCCATCATCGTCGCCACTGTTTCTTCTATCTATGGCCTGGGTGACCCGGCGTCGTACCTGCGAATGGTCCTTCACATCGATCGGGGTGACCGAATCGACCAACGAACCTTGCTGCGTCGCCTGGCGGAGTTGCAGTACACCCGTAATGACATGGATTTCGCCCGCGCCACCTTCCGGGTTCGCGGTGATGTGATCGATATCTTCCCAGCGGAATCCGACCTTGAGGCGATTCGTGTCGAGTTGTTCGATGATGAGGTCGAGAGCCTGGCTGCCTTCGACCCGCTTACCGGGGAGGTTATCCGTAAGCTGCCGCGATTCACCTTCTACCCCAAGAGCCACTATGTGACGCCGCGCGAGGTGCTGTTGGAGGCGGTCGACCATATAAAGGCAGAGTTGAAAGAACGCCTGGAGCAGTTACGGGGTGCCAACAAGCTGGTTGAGGCGCAGCGCCTGGAACAGCGCACGCGTTTCGATCTCGAGATGATCCTGGAACTGGGTTACTGCAACGGCATCGAGAACTACTCTCGCTACCTCTCGGGGCGTGCCCCTGGTGAGCCGCCACCCACCCTCTACGATTACCTGCCGGGCAATGCCTTGCTGGTCATCGATGAATCCCACGTCACGGTCCCGCAGGTTGGCGCCATGTTCAAGGGCGACCGCTCGCGGAAGGAAACCCTGGTGGAATACGGTTTTCGCCTGCCATCGGCGCTGGACAACCGACCGCTGCGGTTCGACGAGTGGGAGGCGATCAGCCCGCAGGCCATCTTCGTCTCGGCGACGCCAGGGCCCTACGAGGGCGAGCATGCCGGGCGCGTGGTCGAGCAGGTCGTGCGCCCGACCGGGCTGGTGGATCCGGAAGTTGAAGTGCGCCCGGCAACCACTCAGGTGGATGATCTGCTTTCCGAGATTCGCAAGCGTGTGGCCGTCGAGGAGCGGGTGCTGGTCACGACCCTGACCAAGCGCATGGCGGAGGATCTGACCGACTATCTCGCCGATCACGATGTGAAAGTGCGTTACCTGCACTCCGACATCGACACCGTGGAGCGCGTGGAAATTATCCGCGACCTGCGGATCGGCGCCTTCGATGTACTGGTGGGCATCAACCTGCTTCGCGAAGGCCTGGATATGCCGGAGGTAGCTCTGGTCGCGATCCTGGATGCGGACAAGGAAGGCTTCCTGCGTTCGGAGCGCTCGCTGATCCAGACCATTGGTCGTGCTGCGCGAAACCTCAATGGCAGGGCAATCCTCTACGCCGACAAGGTCACCGGCTCGATGCAGCGGGCCCTCGATGAGACCGAGCGGCGGCGAATCAAGCAGGTGGCTTTCAACGAGGTCCACGGCATCGTGCCGAAAGGTGTGAAGAAGGACATTCAGGACATTCTCGAAGGCGCCACGGTGCCGGGCTCGCGCAGCAACAAGCGCAAGGCCATGGCCAAGGCGGCGGAGGAGAGTGCCCGTTACGAGGCGGAGTTGCGTTCGCCGAGCGAAATCACCAAGCGCATTCGCCAGATGGAAGAGAGGATGTTCCAGCTGGCCCGCGATCTGGAGTTCGAAGCGGCGGCGCAGTTGCGCGATGAGATCCAGAAATTGCGTGAGCGCTTGCTCAAGGTCTGA